One segment of Solanum lycopersicum chromosome 1, SLM_r2.1 DNA contains the following:
- the LOC138341803 gene encoding secreted RxLR effector protein 161-like — protein sequence MSQVPYANAVGSLMYAMVCTSQDLAHAVSVVTRFIGQPGKEHWRAVKRIFRYLRGTSDVGLIYGGDTQCLVTGYSDSDYAGDVDTIRSITGYMFTLGGSVVSWKATLQPTVTLSTTEAEYMALTEAAKEGIWLKGLVSDLSLPHDQAAVYCDSLTAICLAKDKVHHERTKHIDVRYHFLRSEKRIKVKKVGTADNLADMFTKPVPQSKFQH from the coding sequence ATGTCACAAGTCCCTTATGCCaatgccgtaggaagtttgatgtatgctatggtctgtacaagtcaagatttagcacatgcagttaGTGTAGTGACCAGATTCATAGGACAACCAGGGAAAGAACATTGGcgggctgtgaagagaattttccggtaccttagaggtacatctgacgttggtctcatttatggaggtgatactcagtgcttggtcactggctattctgattccgactatgctggagatgttgacacaataAGATCGATAACTGGCTAtatgtttacccttggaggatctgtcgtcagttggaaggcaactttgcaacctacagtgactttgtctactacggaagcggagtacatggcgttgacagaggctgcaaaagaagggatttggctgaaagggctggttagtgatcttagTCTGCCTCATGATCAGGCtgcggtgtattgtgacagtttaaccgcaatttgtctagccaaggataaggtccatcatgagagaaccaagcatattgacgtgaggtatcattttctgagaagtgagaagagaatcaaggtgaagaaagtaggaactgcagATAATcttgctgatatgttcacaaagccggttccacagagcaagtttcaacactga